The DNA segment CTTCAAAGATGGTCGTTGGCAAGATGTTTATGGTTGGATGGATCCCAAAATAAATGACTTTGGTGGTTTTGTCGGTAAACGTCATTTGGCCAATGTAGATGTGCCAGATTTAGAGATATTTCCCAGTCGTTATGGTGTAACGCAACAAGTTAGCTTTCAAGCCGGATTAGAGCTTCCAGTATTGCACTTAACTATGGTTGGCATGGCCTACCTATCAAAAATTGGCCTCGTAAAAAACTGGGCACCATTATCAAAAATCATTGTGGGCACCAGTAATGTGTTTCTTCCTTTTGGTAGCGACAAAGGAGCGATGGAAGTACTGGTTTCTGGTAAAGATAGCAATGGTAATGCGAAACAAGTGAAGTGGACTTTGTATGCCCCTAAAGGGAATGGCCCTTATATTCCAACGCTTTCAACCATTATTTTAGCAAGAAAGCTTCTGAGCAGTGAAAGTCAAAACTCAAATAAAGATACAGGCGCTAAACCATGTGTAGGTTTGTTTGAGTTGAGTGACTTCAGTGCTTATTTTGATGCGTTAGATATTTACTTTGAAGAGAAGATTGAGGAAGTATGATGGAGCACTATTTAACCCTTAAATTAATCCATATTCTAGCCGCTGTAGTCGTTACAGGTACTGGTGCGGGTATTGCTTTTTTTATGTTCATGGCAAATCGCTCTAACAATCCTCAAGCGATTTATATTACTGCTCGGCACGTTATTTTAGGCGACTGGATTTTTACAACGCCTGCGGTAATTACCCAGATAACAACGGGAGTCTTTCTTATGAATATGCAGGGATATTCGTTTTCTGCTCCTTGGTTTTATTGGGTTGTCGGGTTATTTAGCTTTATTGGTATCTGTTGGTTACCTGTTCTTCGTATTCAATACAAACTACGTGAGCTAGCCAGAACATCAGTAGATTCAAACCAAGTGTCACCTGAATTTAAATCGCTGATGAAAACATGGACTCTGCTAGGAATTCCTGCTTTTACTGCCATCTTAGGCATATTCTGGTTAATGGTTTTCAAACCATTTCCAGTGGCTTAAAGGATGTATCGTGAACAACATTAATCAAGATACTTTATTGAGAGCTGCCAGATATTCGCTCGCCTTTTTATGGGTCTTCACAGGACTAACCTCTATTTATTTCTCCCCAGAAATTGGCTATCAAATTTTGGCGAGTGCCAATATCACAGGTTCGCTGGCAGATGTTTCTGTTTATGCTGGTGGCGCTTTAGATGTCGCACTTGGCCTGTGGCTGTTAACCTCAATCAGAATCAAGTTATGCTGCATTGTTCAAATTACAGTGATAGCCGTTTACACAGTACTTTTAACG comes from the Thalassotalea nanhaiensis genome and includes:
- a CDS encoding DUF2269 family protein, which encodes MMEHYLTLKLIHILAAVVVTGTGAGIAFFMFMANRSNNPQAIYITARHVILGDWIFTTPAVITQITTGVFLMNMQGYSFSAPWFYWVVGLFSFIGICWLPVLRIQYKLRELARTSVDSNQVSPEFKSLMKTWTLLGIPAFTAILGIFWLMVFKPFPVA
- a CDS encoding DoxX-like family protein → MNNINQDTLLRAARYSLAFLWVFTGLTSIYFSPEIGYQILASANITGSLADVSVYAGGALDVALGLWLLTSIRIKLCCIVQITVIAVYTVLLTFIDASFWLHPFGPITKNIPIIVLIIFVYSDTNRIDKT
- a CDS encoding saccharopine dehydrogenase family protein, producing the protein MKKVVVLGGYGNFGKRIVENLAGIEGITILIAGRNLSKASALVESLQGTSSASLEPLVIDILADDFKEQLTTLSPYLVIHTSGPFQGQDYRVPKACIECGAHYIDLADDRKFVCDITELDTQAKEQAVLIVSGASSVPGLSSAVVEHYQNQFSTIESINLAIAPGNKAERGLATVEAILSYTGHPLNVFKDGRWQDVYGWMDPKINDFGGFVGKRHLANVDVPDLEIFPSRYGVTQQVSFQAGLELPVLHLTMVGMAYLSKIGLVKNWAPLSKIIVGTSNVFLPFGSDKGAMEVLVSGKDSNGNAKQVKWTLYAPKGNGPYIPTLSTIILARKLLSSESQNSNKDTGAKPCVGLFELSDFSAYFDALDIYFEEKIEEV